The following nucleotide sequence is from Candidatus Kaelpia imicola.
TTGCATCTCTTATTGCTACAGAGGTATGGGTATAACCTGCGGGGTTTATAATGACCAAGTCAAACTCTTCCCTGGCTTTACCTATCTTTGATACTATATCTCCTTCTGAATCAGACTGAAAGAATTCAATATCCGCATTATTACCCCGGGCAATCTCTTTTAACTCCGAGTTTATCTCATCCAATGTAAAAGTTCCGTAGATATCAGGCTCTCTCTCGCCCAGCAGGCTCAAATTAGGACCGTGAATAATCAATATCTTAACCATTACTCATCCTCATTGTAAGGGAAGGCTTCATCGATAAGCATTACAGGTATACCGTCTTTTACAGGATAGAGCAGTCTGCAGCTCCTGCATAACAGACCCTTCTCTTCAATAAGCTCTATATCGCCTTTACATTTAGGGCAGGCCAAGATATCAAGCAGCTCTTTATTTATCATCCTTACTCTCCGCTTTGTCTTCTATTTTATCTTCTACGATCTCTGATTTGCTATCTTTCTCTACCTCACCTGAATCCAAATCTTTATCTTTAGGTTCTTCCTCTCCCTCTGCATTCTTCTCTTCCTTATCTTCTTTCTTTTCCTTATCTTTCTCACCTTGAATCTCCACATAGACCATCTTAAGATAAGAAGATAGCTCATCTATTATCTTCTGCTCATCATCCTTAAGGTTACCCTCTGTCTTCTCTTTAAGCATATCCAGAGTATCTATTATATAGCGAACCTGCTTGGGGTTTACCTCTTTACGCTTTGTAAGAGGATTCTCTATCTTACCCAGCCCCACCAAGCACTCTAAGCCTAAACCGTTTATAAAATTAACAAAATTTACTTCCCAAACTTTGTCTTTTATATCTTTATTTTCTTCCATCTTTTATATTTTACACCTTTTTAACTCTTTTTTCTACTCTTTTTCAATCCTGCCTACCCTGATAATAGCCGCTTTCAGAGGGTCGATATAAACCTCTAAGAACTTAACAATATCTTCTTTGCTAACCGCAGCTATCTTCTCTAAATATTGATCTATCTCACGATAGCCGATTCCTAAAACCTCATACACGGCTGTCCGAAAAGAGATTGAAGAGTTGGTTATTATATCTCTTAAATAACGGCTCCTTAACATCTCCTTAGCATCTGCTATCTCCTTAACGGCTATATCTCCGCTCCTGATCTCACTTAATATCAAAAGCATCTTCTCTAAAACCTGCTCTTCTTTATCCGGTGTTGTTGCAACATAGAAACTCATAATCCCAGGATCAGGGCCTAAGAACAACATCCCGCCTAAAGCATAAGCACCGCCCAGCTCTCTTCTGATCCTGTTAAAGAAGAGTGAGCCCTGGCCTGTAACCATCATCTGTATCAAATCCATAACATATCTATCATCCGAGGATATCTCCGGAACCATAAAACCGATCTCAACCAATACCTCTCTTTGAGGTATAAACTTATCTACTCTCTTCTGCTCACCTGGGTAGAGATCTCTTGTTTTTGAGAACTCCGGCTCAATCCCTCTCCATTCCCCAAGCTCTTTCCTTAAAACCTTTTTAACGCTATCCTTGCCTATATCACCTGCAACCGATATCACACAGTTAGCAGGAGTAAATACCCTATCTTTGAAGTTGTATATATCTTCCATCTCTAGTGACCCTACTGACTCTACTGTTCCATCCGGCATCATCCTGTAAGACTGCTCTTTAAATATAGCCTCACGCATAATCTTGGATGCCTGATAGAAAAGATCTATCTCAGAGTCTTTTATCTTCCCAATTTGAATATTCTTAATAACCTCTAAATCGTCTTTCTTAAATTCGGGGTTCTTCAGGAGGTTTGCCGTTAGACTTAATACTTCGGATATCTCCATCTCCGGTGTCTGAATCGAGAATCCAATGCTGTTATTTCCGGATACCGGCTTAACGACAGCCCCCAGGTCAAGGAATCTCTGCTCTATCTCAGATGTTATAAGCAGGTTGGGCAGAATTTTAGAGATACCGTTTATATCTTTATCCTCAGCCCTTAATCCGCCTTCAAAAATAACTGTAATTGCAGTAAGAGGTGAAACATCGGAGTCAGAGAGAATAACTCTAAGCCCGTTATCGTAATCTATCTTCTCAAAACTCCTTTTCTTAAACTTAAGCCTCTCCTGCTGCTCTTTTTCTACTTCAGGGATAAGTTTTACCTCAACTGCTCTCTCTAAGTTTAAGTATCTATCAGCTACTCTACTCAGACCTTCCTTATCTATAGATAAAAACCTATTTAGGTATTTTAGGTTGTACTTATAATCCGATGCTAAGCTCTCACTCCTTGATAAACTCTGCGCAATATCAATAGGTCTCTCCTGCTCTTTTAAGAACTCAAACGAGACTCTCTTTTTAAGACGCCGGATCCTCTCATCATTAAAACCGCCTCTCTCTATCTCAGAGAGAAACTTTTTAAACTCTCTCTTAAAATCTCCAATATTTTTATCTTCAAGAACCACAAAGAATCCGAATAGACCTTGGGAGTAAGGCGTATAGCTGACTGTATCTATCGAATAACATATTCCTCTCTCTATAAAACGCTTATAGAGAGGGGCATCTTTACCCCAGCTTAGATATTCAGATAAGAAATCCAAGCTCTCTAAATCCGAATGAAACATAGATACACCGGGAAAGGATATAAATATATAACTGACCTTACCCGGGTAATGCTCTGTATATTCTAAAGGATGACTTCTCTCTTCATCAGGAAAAGACTCTTTCCTAATACAGCCGGGTTTAAGTTTAGAGATTAAACCCTTTAAGCGCTTATCAACCTCTTTATAGTCTAAATCACCTGTAATAGATATGACAGCATTGTTGGGAACATAGTTCTTACTGTGAAACTCTATCAAATCGTCCAGAGTAACTTTTTCTATAAGCTGGGTCTCACCGATTATCGGATAACCATAGGGATGGTCCCTGTAGGATTTCTTAAAAGCAATCTTAGATATTCGGGATGAGGGATTATCATCTCTAAACTTGGCCTCTTTTAAAACAACCTCTCTCTCTCTGGAGAAAACCTCCTCAGTTAACTCAGGGCTAAACATAGCAGGGATAAAGATCTCAAGAGTCTTGTTTAGGTTTTCCTTAGGTACTTCGAAATAATATAGCGTATGATCAAATGTAGTATAGGCATTGGATGACGCCCCATACTCTCTCATCTTATCCTCTAAATCCTTCCTGCCTTCAAAGACAAGATGTTCTGTAAGATGGGCTAAACCTGAGCCTAAAAACTCAGCCTCATCAGAGCTCCCGGTAGCAAAACATATCGATACCGCAGCTATATCAGAGGGAAAATGCTTATAGATGAACTTGAGACCGTTATCATATTCTTTCAAGTTAACACCGCTATAAAAACCATCCATATTCTTCATAACCCACTCCTTAAAGTGATTTAAGTTATCTTTAAATAACGGGATAGCAGAAAGAAAAAACAGAAGAGATAAAAACCTTATATGTTTTCTGTAAATTCCGGTAAACACTTAAAGTATAGGGAAAGGAGTCTATTTACTCCTGCGTTTTTTCTTCATCATCTTTCTGCGCTTGATTTCACTAGGCTTCTCATAATGCCTAATGGCGCGCAGAACCTTCATCAGGCCTTCCTGCTCAACCTTTCTTTTAAAACGGCGCAATGCCTGATCCAGGCTCTCGTTTGATCTAACTTCTACCTTTGCCACTAATTATCACATCCTTTCCGTTAAATTTTCTAAATTATAATTATTGTAACCATAAAAGTCAAGATGAAAGGGTTTAAATGAAAGGGTTTTAAGTTTCTGAGATTAAACAGAGTATCAAAACAAAATCATTATGATATTAAAACCTGCAGAGATTTAATAATAGAAAAACTTTTATTTCAAATGTTCAAAAAAATGACTAAAAACATAATCTTTACTTCTAAATCAAAACTTTAATTCGCTCCCAAGTCTTGAAGAATAAGATCTAATACTTCTATTACATCATCTATTACATCATCTACATCATCTATTGATAATGGAGGAGTGATCAAACCATTTAAAACAGCTTCTTTTATCATTAGAATTGCTTGCTCCTGAAGCTCTTCAAGATTATCTCCTGCTATAGATTCCAATGCTTTATCAAATTCCATCTCATTAGCAGCCGGGATAATCACAGCCATTACCTCATTTGTCATTCCTAAATCAGCATGCATGATATACTTAACTGTCCATTCTGAAAATTCCATTATATTTGTCAAAAAATCCTCTAGCGGCATTTCCGCTATGTTTGCAATCTCTTCACTGTATAGACTTAAAAAATAACTCTGACCATCAGCTATGGTTATATTAAACACACCGCTTAACTGCTCATCAGTCAACAAGCCTAAAGAAGCAAGATATGCTCGGGCTACGGCTTCTCCTCCATTATCAAGCGCTAACCTGTAACCATTGATATGGTCTTCGCTTAACCCGTAACTTGACAACTTACTTCCCTGATTTTTCAGAATTCCCAATCTATTGTCTGCAAGATATGCCTCATCTATAGCTCTGTATTCTTCCACCGCTTCTTCAGCCCAATCCTTAACTGTATTAATTCTCGCAAGTACTGAAAATTCCTGCAATTGTTTTTTAACTTGATTCGCTATTAGAGAAGTATTATTGGGAGGAGTTCCAGGATCTGGAGAAGTTCCAGGATCTCGAGGATTACGCTGGGCGGCAGGATTAGCAGGATTAGCAGCAGCAGGATTTAGTAAATTTCCATCTGCATCATAAAGATGATAACTAATTTGGTCCCCAGTTACAGGATCATAAAACATATCTACGGAAGCAACGGTGCCAGTGGAATCTTTCACTTCAGCTGCCGTAATATTATTTCTTTCCGTATCAAACCATCGTACTCCTATCATAGACTCTAAACCCCATATTTCCTCTCCATTTTTCTCAACAATAACATCTCTTCGAATTTCTGAAGTGAAAATAACCAGACCACCAGCATCTTGTGTTATATCAAAAAATTGACCCTCTCTTGTCCCTGAAGTTCCATTATAAGAATCTTCGTTAAATAGCGAATACTCCTCTAATAGTTTAGACACAGTTGGTTCTTGCCCAGCTTCCGTTGGTTCCACCGTTGTTGTTTCTTTTTTTCGCATATAAACCGGTTCTAAGCTACCATCATTATTGATGTCTCGCAAAACAGTAAAAGTCTCAGTAGTAACAGTATAAGCAGGATTAGTATCAGTAGCAGCATGCGGCTCCTTAATCTCATTTGTAAGAACAATATCTTCTTCAGTGAAATCAGGGACACTTTCCGGTTTTATTCCACTATCAGGGAACTCTGAAATCTGAGAAATTAAGGCTTTCAAATCATCACTATACTGTTTTGCAGCATTAAGGTCGCTAAAATGTGCTACTTGGACATTATCTGGGTCTATACCATTTCGCAGAGCTGCAGCTTTAACAGCACTCATTATAGGATCATCTTCTGCTACATCGACAAAGGTTGGTGGTGCCGTCTCTGCTGGCGCTGCTTCTGGAGCTTCTTCCTCTGGTAGTGGTGCTGGTACTGTTTGCGGAATATATTCGTAGGGGTCGCCAGAATAATAACTACCGCCATAATAGTAGCCATCCGCTATATTGCTAAAGAAAATCGGTAGCAAGAGAAATAAACTTGCTATTAAAATCAATCCTGTGTGTTTTTCTTTAATTTTTTCCATTATTGACCTCCTACAAAAGTACCGCTAAGAGTGGTTGAATAATTGTCAATACCATTCTCGAACCATTCAGTATCTACCACAAAAACCGTAGTCGTAATACTGGTACCCGTATGATCTGTTACTATTGTTATAGAACGCACTAATTGACCCTGATTATTATAGGCTCTATTTGTTTCCGCTCTAGCCTGATTAACATTTATATTACCACCATATAAGTTTGCTACATCTTCAAGAGTTTTTCCTGTTTCGTTTAAAACCTCACTGTTGGTTTCTATAGCAGCTATTAGCAAGTCCAAGTTTGACCAATCTATACTTTCACGATTTACCACCTCAATATACAACGAATTGTACCCCAATAGTTCACGGTCATCAATATTATCTTCCGGATTAGGGTCACCGTATTCAAAATCAGTACTCAAATTCAGCGTAATAGTACCATCTGCAGCCACAACGGTTGTTAACTGCCTATATGTCTCTCCATTTATAGTCCATGCTTCTGTTACTTTTAAGCTATCTTCACCATTCTCATCTGTAATTGTTGATGTTGTCCGAGTATAATTTCCATCAGTGGTTGATTCAATGAATGATTCAAAATGGAATACCCTTTGTACCCACTGCTCTTCACCGTTAACCAACTCCAATGTCCAAACAATTTTATCACCGGCCTTACCATATATCTCCACACCATCAACGATCATGCTTATTTTCCCACTCGTTTCTGCAGTAAAATTCCATGCGTTTATTGGGGCACTATCTCCTGGTGGTGTAACATTTGACGGCGGATCCTGCCAAACTACAGGTAGATTGTCAACTTCAGGAGGAAGATTCCAGTCGCCCGAAACCTCAAAAGCAGATATTGAAAGAATAAATAAACCTAAAACAACTCCGCATGTACTTCTTAATATTCTCTTCATCTTTCTACCTCCCTTGTTAACTGCATTAATTTGTTTTATCATTTTTCTTCACTTTAATTATACCACATAAATCTATTTTTGTCAAACATAACCATACCTTTTTAAAACTATTCATATACTTCCATCTCCTTTTCGCAGCGCTGAAGAAAAGTAAGAAACCACTTTGGAATATTGTATCCCAGCTTCACGGCTTTGTTATAACCCTTCTTTGCCAATTCTATACTTGGTTCTTCCTTCTTAAGATAAGCCACAGCTATAGCATAATTGGCTTTTGGAGAGTCAGGGTTTAATTTTAAAGATTGATTAAGCGAATTTATCGCTTTCTCAAAATTGCCTTCTTCCATATAGCATATCCCTAATTCACGCCAGGCTTTGGCATATTCAGGATTAAGTTTTAAAGCTTCCTCAAAGCAGTTTTTTGCCTTAGCAATATCTCTATTTATATAATGCAATCTGCCTGATTTAAAATATTCTCCTGATTCTTGAGCTGCTGCTGGTTTTTGCAAAAATGCTGCAAAACCTATTAGCATTAGAAGAAGACCTATTGAATTAAATTTCTTTTTAAGTTTCATTATGCCACTCGTCTATTTGTTCAATTGCAATTTCTAATGCATCCTCAAAGCTCATACCATCATTTTCTGCCATAATATCTGCAACATATCTTGCCCCATCAATAAGAACAGTCATGTCATCATATATATTAAAGGAACCGTAATAAGATTCAACCGCAGCCCTTAATCCCTCATCATTCAAAGCCTTATAGACATTTCTTCCGTATTCTAAGGCCTCTTGATAAGAGAGATCACCTCTTAGATTGCTAACGATAGAAGTATTTATTGCTTCACCTAAACCGTCATATATAATCCCCAATGTTAGAGCAATAGTTATTGCATCTGATGAAGAATCTCTATATATCTCTAACGACTGAATAAGCTGACCGAAACTGTTGTATTTTATCTCTTCCTTATGAATATGAGTAACAATACCCGGGGCTACGGAACTAACTCTATCTTCATCATATTCTATTACTTGACCCCAAGAATTATACTGTGTGTTTAAACGAGTTATTGTAGTAGTAACTCCTTCTGTAGTAGTTGTCTGAGTATAGCTAAGCACACGGCCGTTATCATCATATACCATATCAGACATTTCTAACATCACAGTCTTAGACTGATCTGAAGCAAGGTGGTCTATGGTAGTAATCTCTTCGGTATAACCTGTAACCTGCTCTAACTCGTTGTAAGTAGTACTTGATCTATTCGTTGTTGTAGTCGTATCTATCTGATGTACTACCCCCTCTTCATCAGTATAACTTCCATATCT
It contains:
- the aroQ gene encoding type II 3-dehydroquinate dehydratase, with translation MVKILIIHGPNLSLLGEREPDIYGTFTLDEINSELKEIARGNNADIEFFQSDSEGDIVSKIGKAREEFDLVIINPAGYTHTSVAIRDAIEASALPAIEVHLSNIYAREEFRSNSLIAPVCRGQISGFGKNSYLLALEAALKILNLS
- a CDS encoding Trm112 family protein encodes the protein MINKELLDILACPKCKGDIELIEEKGLLCRSCRLLYPVKDGIPVMLIDEAFPYNEDE
- a CDS encoding DUF1844 domain-containing protein produces the protein MEENKDIKDKVWEVNFVNFINGLGLECLVGLGKIENPLTKRKEVNPKQVRYIIDTLDMLKEKTEGNLKDDEQKIIDELSSYLKMVYVEIQGEKDKEKKEDKEEKNAEGEEEPKDKDLDSGEVEKDSKSEIVEDKIEDKAESKDDK
- a CDS encoding pitrilysin family protein → MKNMDGFYSGVNLKEYDNGLKFIYKHFPSDIAAVSICFATGSSDEAEFLGSGLAHLTEHLVFEGRKDLEDKMREYGASSNAYTTFDHTLYYFEVPKENLNKTLEIFIPAMFSPELTEEVFSREREVVLKEAKFRDDNPSSRISKIAFKKSYRDHPYGYPIIGETQLIEKVTLDDLIEFHSKNYVPNNAVISITGDLDYKEVDKRLKGLISKLKPGCIRKESFPDEERSHPLEYTEHYPGKVSYIFISFPGVSMFHSDLESLDFLSEYLSWGKDAPLYKRFIERGICYSIDTVSYTPYSQGLFGFFVVLEDKNIGDFKREFKKFLSEIERGGFNDERIRRLKKRVSFEFLKEQERPIDIAQSLSRSESLASDYKYNLKYLNRFLSIDKEGLSRVADRYLNLERAVEVKLIPEVEKEQQERLKFKKRSFEKIDYDNGLRVILSDSDVSPLTAITVIFEGGLRAEDKDINGISKILPNLLITSEIEQRFLDLGAVVKPVSGNNSIGFSIQTPEMEISEVLSLTANLLKNPEFKKDDLEVIKNIQIGKIKDSEIDLFYQASKIMREAIFKEQSYRMMPDGTVESVGSLEMEDIYNFKDRVFTPANCVISVAGDIGKDSVKKVLRKELGEWRGIEPEFSKTRDLYPGEQKRVDKFIPQREVLVEIGFMVPEISSDDRYVMDLIQMMVTGQGSLFFNRIRRELGGAYALGGMLFLGPDPGIMSFYVATTPDKEEQVLEKMLLILSEIRSGDIAVKEIADAKEMLRSRYLRDIITNSSISFRTAVYEVLGIGYREIDQYLEKIAAVSKEDIVKFLEVYIDPLKAAIIRVGRIEKE
- the rpsU gene encoding 30S ribosomal protein S21; this translates as MAKVEVRSNESLDQALRRFKRKVEQEGLMKVLRAIRHYEKPSEIKRRKMMKKKRRSK
- a CDS encoding tetratricopeptide repeat protein, which produces MKLKKKFNSIGLLLMLIGFAAFLQKPAAAQESGEYFKSGRLHYINRDIAKAKNCFEEALKLNPEYAKAWRELGICYMEEGNFEKAINSLNQSLKLNPDSPKANYAIAVAYLKKEEPSIELAKKGYNKAVKLGYNIPKWFLTFLQRCEKEMEVYE